A stretch of the Pan paniscus chromosome 2, NHGRI_mPanPan1-v2.0_pri, whole genome shotgun sequence genome encodes the following:
- the CAMK2N2 gene encoding calcium/calmodulin-dependent protein kinase II inhibitor 2, translated as MSEILPYSEDKMGRFGADPEGSDLSFSCRLQDTNSFFAGNQAKRPPKLGQIGRAKRVVIEDDRIDDVLKGMGEKPPSGV; from the exons ATGTCCGAGATCCTGCCCTACAGCGAAGACAAGATGGGCCGCTTCGGCGCAGACCCCGAGGGCTCCGACCTCTCCTTCAGCTGCCGCCTGCAGGACACCAACTCCTTCTTCGCGGGCAACCAGGCCAAGCGACCCCCCAAGCTGGGCCAGATCGGCCGAGCCAAGCGAG TGGTGATCGAGGATGACCGGATAGACGACGTGCTGAAGGGGATGGGGGAGAAGCCGCCGTCCGGAGTGTAG